From a single Shewanella donghaensis genomic region:
- the hscB gene encoding co-chaperone HscB: MNYFELFQFSPSFDIDIASLAERYRALQRAVHPDKFANESEQQKLLSVQRTAQVNDGYQTLKNPLKRAEHILSLRGIDISHETTTVKDTAFLMQQMEWREALEDIKDDQQPDELISDLYDSFADFETSLSQQLAKLLLSETDNDNLSAADQIRKLKFMAKLQDELARIEDSLLD, translated from the coding sequence ATGAATTATTTTGAGTTATTTCAATTTTCACCTTCCTTTGATATCGACATCGCCTCACTTGCAGAACGCTATCGCGCCCTGCAAAGGGCGGTTCATCCCGATAAGTTTGCTAATGAATCTGAGCAACAAAAATTATTGTCAGTGCAACGAACTGCGCAAGTCAATGATGGCTATCAGACCCTCAAAAATCCTCTCAAACGTGCTGAACATATATTAAGCCTACGCGGCATTGATATTAGTCATGAAACCACAACGGTTAAAGACACTGCATTTTTAATGCAGCAGATGGAATGGCGAGAAGCATTAGAAGATATCAAAGACGACCAACAACCTGACGAATTAATCAGTGATTTATACGATTCATTTGCTGATTTTGAAACGTCACTTTCGCAACAACTTGCCAAATTACTGCTATCAGAAACAGATAATGATAATTTATCTGCGGCTGATCAGATCAGAAAGCTTAAATTTATGGCAAAATTGCAAGATGAATTAGCTAGAATTGAAGATTCATTATTAGATTAA
- the iscA gene encoding iron-sulfur cluster assembly protein IscA: MAITMTPAAADRVKSFLDNRGKGLGLRLGLRTSGCSGMAYVIEFVDDINDDDEVYEIEGVNIIIDAKSFIYLQGIELDFVKEGLNEGFEFNNPNAKGECGCGESFTV, translated from the coding sequence ATGGCAATTACAATGACCCCAGCTGCGGCTGATAGAGTTAAATCTTTCCTAGATAATCGTGGGAAAGGCTTAGGTTTACGTCTTGGGTTAAGAACATCTGGTTGTTCTGGTATGGCTTATGTGATTGAATTTGTTGATGATATTAATGACGACGATGAAGTTTATGAAATTGAAGGCGTTAATATCATTATCGATGCAAAAAGCTTTATTTATCTCCAAGGCATTGAATTAGATTTTGTTAAAGAGGGCCTCAATGAGGGCTTCGAATTTAATAACCCTAATGCCAAAGGTGAATGTGGTTGTGGTGAAAGTTTCACTGTCTAA
- the iscU gene encoding Fe-S cluster assembly scaffold IscU yields MAYSEKVIEHYENPRNVGSFDKNDPSVVTGMVGAPACGDVMKLQLKIGENGIIEDAKFKTYGCGSAIASSSLVTEWVKGKTVEEAATIKNADIAEELALPPVKIHCSILAEDAIKAALDEYKSKQAK; encoded by the coding sequence ATGGCTTACAGCGAAAAAGTAATCGAACATTATGAAAACCCACGTAACGTAGGTTCATTTGATAAGAATGACCCTTCAGTGGTAACCGGTATGGTTGGCGCACCAGCATGTGGTGACGTAATGAAGCTTCAACTTAAAATAGGCGAGAATGGCATTATTGAAGATGCTAAATTCAAAACTTATGGTTGCGGTAGTGCAATTGCATCAAGCTCATTGGTTACTGAATGGGTTAAAGGTAAAACTGTTGAAGAAGCAGCGACCATTAAGAATGCTGATATCGCAGAAGAATTAGCGCTTCCACCGGTTAAAATCCATTGCTCAATTTTAGCTGAAGATGCTATCAAAGCAGCATTGGATGAGTACAAATCAAAGCAAGCTAAGTAA
- a CDS encoding IscS subfamily cysteine desulfurase, producing the protein MKLPIYLDYAATTPVDKRVAEKMVQFMTMDGVFGNPASRSHRYGWQAEEAVDIARNQVADLLNADHREIVFTSGATESSNLAIKGIAHFYNKKGKHIITSKTEHKATLDVCRQLEREGYEVTYLEPSPNGLIAMSVIEDAMRDDTILVSIMHVNNEIGVIQDINAIGELCRSKGIFFHMDAAQSAGKLPIDVKTTKVDLISISGHKMYGPKGVGALYVRRKPRIRLESQMHGGGHERGMRSGTLATHQLVGLGEAAAIAKQDMIEDNARILRLRDKLWNGVKHIEETYINGDMEQRYCGIFNVSFNFVEGESLMMALKDLAVSSGSACTSASLEPSYVLRALGLNDEMAHSSIRFSIGRYTTDEDIEHAIKVIDESIGKLREMSPLWEMFKDGIDLDQVQWAHH; encoded by the coding sequence ATGAAGCTTCCTATCTACTTAGATTATGCCGCAACAACGCCAGTTGACAAACGTGTTGCAGAAAAGATGGTTCAATTTATGACAATGGACGGTGTGTTTGGTAACCCAGCATCTCGTTCACATCGTTATGGTTGGCAAGCCGAAGAAGCAGTTGATATTGCTCGTAACCAAGTGGCTGACTTATTAAACGCTGATCACCGTGAAATTGTATTCACATCTGGTGCTACTGAATCAAGTAACCTGGCGATTAAAGGTATTGCGCATTTCTATAACAAGAAAGGCAAGCACATCATCACCAGTAAAACAGAACATAAAGCGACTTTAGATGTTTGTCGTCAACTTGAACGTGAAGGCTACGAGGTGACTTATCTTGAGCCTAGCCCGAATGGTTTGATTGCAATGTCAGTAATTGAAGACGCAATGCGTGATGACACGATATTAGTGAGCATCATGCACGTAAACAATGAAATTGGTGTTATTCAAGATATTAACGCAATTGGCGAGTTATGCCGTTCAAAAGGTATTTTCTTCCATATGGATGCTGCACAAAGTGCAGGTAAATTACCGATTGATGTTAAAACGACTAAAGTTGATCTGATTTCAATATCTGGCCATAAAATGTACGGACCAAAAGGTGTAGGTGCTTTGTACGTGCGTCGTAAACCACGTATTCGTCTAGAGTCTCAAATGCATGGTGGCGGACACGAACGCGGAATGCGTAGTGGTACATTGGCTACGCATCAACTTGTTGGTCTTGGTGAAGCAGCAGCTATCGCTAAGCAAGACATGATTGAAGACAATGCCCGTATTCTTCGTCTACGTGACAAGTTATGGAATGGCGTTAAACATATCGAAGAAACCTACATTAATGGTGATATGGAACAACGCTACTGTGGCATCTTCAACGTCAGCTTCAACTTTGTTGAAGGCGAATCGTTAATGATGGCACTAAAAGATTTAGCCGTATCATCTGGTTCAGCATGTACTTCAGCAAGTTTAGAACCAAGCTACGTACTACGTGCACTTGGCCTGAACGATGAAATGGCACACAGCTCAATCCGCTTCTCAATCGGTCGTTACACTACTGATGAAGATATCGAGCATGCAATCAAAGTAATTGATGAATCTATCGGTAAATTACGTGAAATGTCTCCTTTATGGGAAATGTTTAAAGATGGTATCGACCTTGATCAAGTTCAATGGGCACACCACTAA
- the iscR gene encoding Fe-S cluster assembly transcriptional regulator IscR: MKLTSKGRYAVTAMLDVAIHSATGPVPLADISERQGISLSYLEQLFAKLRKNGLVSSVRGPGGGYRLGQEANDISVGMVVHAVDESVDATRCQGKGNCQSGTRCLTHSLWGDLSKQISDFLDGITLAGLMHKRDVQFISIKQDELQKEHRVTL; encoded by the coding sequence ATGAAACTGACATCAAAAGGTCGCTACGCAGTGACAGCTATGCTAGACGTTGCTATTCACTCAGCCACCGGGCCAGTTCCCTTAGCGGATATCTCTGAGAGACAGGGAATATCGCTTTCCTATCTAGAGCAACTCTTCGCTAAGCTTCGTAAAAATGGTCTTGTATCTAGTGTTCGTGGTCCTGGAGGCGGTTATCGTCTTGGCCAAGAAGCCAATGATATCTCTGTAGGCATGGTCGTGCATGCTGTTGACGAGTCTGTTGATGCTACTCGTTGTCAGGGAAAAGGGAATTGCCAAAGTGGCACCCGTTGTCTTACCCATTCTTTATGGGGTGACTTAAGTAAACAAATTTCAGATTTTCTAGATGGCATTACACTTGCTGGATTAATGCACAAAAGAGATGTTCAATTTATCTCAATAAAGCAAGATGAATTGCAGAAGGAACATAGAGTTACTTTGTAA
- the cysE gene encoding serine O-acetyltransferase: MGVIARLKEDIESIYHRDPAANSSFEILVNYPGMHAIWIHRISNKLWNAKWHLLSRCLSTFSRWLTGIEIHPGATIGRRFFIDHGMGVVIGETAEIGDDCTLYHGVTLGGTTWQAGKRHPTLENNVVIGAGAQILGPITMHDGARVGSNSVIVKDVAKDTTVVGIPGRVVSTPSDQSKEQTERRSAMAKKYGFDAYAVSPDNPDPVASAIGQMLDHMHLMDSKVQEICQAVQSMGGEVCTEKLPELNVDDFTEAEQEAAENRKQEIDKFDPSI; the protein is encoded by the coding sequence ATGGGCGTGATAGCGCGATTGAAGGAAGATATTGAATCTATTTATCACCGTGATCCGGCGGCGAACAGTAGTTTTGAAATATTAGTAAACTATCCTGGGATGCATGCGATTTGGATACACCGAATCAGCAATAAGTTATGGAATGCGAAGTGGCATTTGCTCTCGCGATGCCTATCTACTTTTTCTCGCTGGTTAACCGGGATAGAGATCCATCCTGGTGCCACTATTGGTCGCAGATTCTTTATCGACCACGGTATGGGCGTGGTCATTGGTGAAACGGCTGAGATTGGTGATGATTGTACCCTTTACCATGGTGTTACCTTGGGCGGTACGACTTGGCAAGCCGGTAAGCGTCATCCCACATTAGAAAACAATGTGGTGATAGGTGCTGGCGCGCAAATTCTTGGTCCTATTACTATGCATGACGGTGCCAGAGTCGGTTCAAATTCTGTAATTGTTAAAGATGTCGCTAAAGATACGACAGTGGTCGGTATTCCCGGACGAGTAGTTTCAACGCCGTCAGATCAGTCTAAAGAGCAAACAGAAAGACGCAGCGCCATGGCTAAGAAGTATGGTTTTGATGCGTATGCAGTATCGCCTGATAATCCTGATCCAGTAGCGAGCGCCATCGGGCAAATGCTTGACCATATGCATTTGATGGATTCTAAAGTGCAAGAAATCTGTCAAGCAGTTCAATCAATGGGTGGGGAAGTGTGCACTGAAAAACTGCCAGAGTTGAATGTCGATGACTTTACAGAAGCAGAGCAAGAAGCGGCTGAAAATCGTAAACAAGAAATTGATAAGTTTGATCCCAGTATTTAA
- the trmJ gene encoding tRNA (cytosine(32)/uridine(32)-2'-O)-methyltransferase TrmJ gives MLSNIRVVLVGTSHPGNIGSTARAMKTMGLSNLYLAEPRVQPDGQSIALAAGAADLIRDVTIVDSLSEAIEGCSLVIATSARSRTLDWPMLVPKEAGEKLALESIKGPVAIVFGRENHGLSNEELQECNYHVAIPANPEYSSLNLAQAVQIICYETRMAHLALDEKTTFEEEYPLADDLQRFYVHLESTLTKTNFIIKNHPGQIMTKLKRLFSRARVESAEMNILRGILTSIDKKVAKSDENKDS, from the coding sequence ATGCTAAGTAATATACGCGTAGTTTTAGTGGGTACTTCACATCCTGGTAATATCGGTTCTACTGCAAGAGCCATGAAAACCATGGGATTATCTAATTTATATTTGGCTGAGCCGCGAGTTCAACCAGATGGTCAATCAATTGCTTTAGCCGCAGGCGCTGCAGATTTGATTCGTGATGTCACTATTGTTGACTCTTTAAGCGAAGCTATTGAAGGCTGTAGTCTTGTTATTGCAACAAGTGCAAGAAGCCGCACACTCGACTGGCCAATGTTAGTGCCAAAAGAAGCCGGAGAAAAACTGGCACTTGAGAGTATTAAAGGCCCGGTAGCAATAGTCTTTGGCCGTGAAAATCATGGTTTAAGTAATGAAGAGCTTCAGGAATGTAATTACCACGTAGCGATTCCGGCTAATCCTGAATACAGTTCATTGAATCTTGCCCAAGCAGTACAGATAATCTGTTACGAAACCCGCATGGCACATTTAGCATTAGATGAAAAAACCACATTCGAAGAAGAGTATCCGCTTGCGGATGACTTACAACGTTTCTATGTGCACCTTGAATCAACGTTGACTAAAACAAACTTCATTATAAAAAACCATCCCGGCCAAATAATGACTAAGCTTAAACGTTTGTTCAGTCGTGCCAGAGTGGAAAGTGCAGAAATGAACATTCTGCGCGGCATATTGACGTCTATTGATAAGAAAGTAGCAAAATCGGACGAGAACAAAGATTCATAA